The Onychomys torridus chromosome 2, mOncTor1.1, whole genome shotgun sequence sequence TAGTTGAAATGGCAATTATCTCTGATAACCTAATTAAACCAAgtatagttttcttttccttcctccctccctcccttcctttcttttccatttctttttctttttcatatatttacCTAACCAcccattaaattaaaaattctccATCCTGGATAATAATCACTTATCTTACTGTTTTGACCTATTTGGTCCCTTTAGCACCAAATTTCAAAATCATTTATGCCACTTTCCATTGTTCTTTAGGTAGTCAGGCAAATTAGGATTGCACAGGATGATGAgttttatttgtcattttaacacaatctagaatcatctgggaatgGAGTCAAGCTGacctgtgggcacatctgtgggggattatcttgattacaatTGAGGTGGGAAAGACCtacccactatgggtggcaccattccctaagcaGGGAATCCTGAATGTGTAAGGGTGGAGAAAGCAAGTGAGCCGGGCAAAGGCATGCATTTATAATCCATTgtgctctgctcttgactgtggatgtgatgtgacccaTTTGTTTCAAGCTCCTGTCACTTTGACTTCTGGCAGTGAcaaactgtgacctggaattgcTTGTTAATGTTATGAAACACCCAAATACTTACAGATAAAACTAGGCTTTATCCCTATACTATTCCTTCCCTGGTCACCTCTGTCCATAGCTGGAATGTGTCctcaaagagtttttttttttctgttaatttgCATGCAGTCTTGCTTGGAGGGATAGCTAGCATGCCTTGTgttctacacatacacatacatgatcataatgttttggtttttagtaTCCTTCTGCAATTTGTCTCatacaaacttttttttctattttagtagAAACAGCATTTACTCTATATACCCTGACAAGAGCAATTTAAGGGAGAATGGTTTTGTTCAGCTCACAATTTCAGGTTATGACGTATCGCTGCTGGTAGTCAAGGTGACAGGAGCTTGAAGGAACTGGTCACATCACATTTGGTCAAGAGCACAGACCAATGGACTAGTGAGTGCATGCCTTTGTTCATGTTTACCATGTGTGCTGCTctgaacaaagatgcaaaaatcaCCCTGAGACGTGTTTCTTTACAAAGAGAGGAGACTTCCTATAGGATTATGACAAGAAGTGATTTCTGTTCTCATGAATCTGGCTTCCATCCCCATCACACTATGGGAGTTTCTACTGCATCaccatgatattaattacatttgtggtattcattgattacattcacagtattcattcaataattgtatttatgatattcattaattacattaattttactgatttattacattcatgatattatgtcctgatactactgtccatttgtggggttttcccatcacacaaaacagagattctgtacttaggaaatcattgctctatattcctttcttctctgtcttgagataatgtctaatctgtctctatgaatttgtatattctatatatttcatgtaatacaattctatatttgtcctttttttaatgtaaaagcattttatgtacaactgcaggagaaataatacagatagcttgaacataaaaacaggttataatttaaaactccagggttattttaaacagtaaaatattttctctgtacaaatagtataaatgataacattcccttttaagccaaatgatagatgaattatacatataaatatcaATTAGATTCTGCAATACAGAAGggacctatcttcatctgttcagagagctatgttttaagttgtgtaagtgagattcctatttacttatttttgaggcagggtcttaggtagcccaggctacttaactcctgcctccaccttcccagttcTGGGCTAACAGGTGTCACCACCAAGGATGGCGTTTCTGGTCTGACAGTGAAGTCATTGATCTGTATTGAGTTGATTTTTGTACTGGATGGGAGCGAGATCCAATTTCAGCCTTTTATCCGAGCGGCACTGAAGAGTCTGTtctttcctccctgcccctcccaccccagcatACGCCCATTAAGATTACCcctccttcccatcttcccaaaTCTCAGCACCATTtggtctctgcttctgctctggccACCTGAAGTCTCCTCTGTTCCTGGTTTTTGCCCCCCATCTCCAAATGTTAGAGTTCTTTAGGCCCCATCTTCACTCTGGATTCTCTTCCTTGATTTTCCCAAATGTTCCTAAAGGGCATCTTCCAATTCCTGTTCCTGTCTAGCCTTGTGGAGTTTTATGCTAGCATCATTTTGGGGCTGGGATTGAGCTCTGTGCCTGGTGCTGCGCTGCAgagtaaatacaaaataaatacccAACAGCCCTCCACAGGCTTCTCATTTGAATGAACCACCTGAAATTCCTAGAGACTTCATTACCTTCACCTGCTTGCTCAGACCCTCCTCCCCACAGTACCCCAGGTGTTTAGTTCAGAAAGTGAGGAAACCTCCTTGGATCCTACTCTCCCAAGTCCTCAGACTGCTCGCTCCATCCCATCAACCTCCCCACATCTCTCATTGCTCTCATTTTTCCTGCCCTAGGTACCTACAGAGGTCCATCAGGCTTCATTTCTAATCTCCATGCCTCACGCTGAAATGGATCTCTTCAGTCACAGCCAGTGGCTTCCTCCCATCACCTTACACAAGTGAAGCCTGGGATGACTGGGCTCTGCCGCTCCATCTTTCTTCGATGCTTTGATGGTTTCTGCACCACCCTCTTCACCTTGGATCCTTTGTGCCTGGTGTTTTCCTCTGCAAAGCCGAGTCCCTGGCACTTGGCAGCCGGAATCATTTTCGTCTATCAAATTTCAGCCCCGCTATCTCATAGCACCCTATCCACCCACCTGGCCCGGAGCAGATTCCACTGTTACTCTATTCCTGTGGCCAGTCTCCGACTTCTTCCTGCCTCATAAAATGCACCCCACACGGCCCCTTCTTTTCTGTGTAAGCTGTATTGTCTTATTTATAGCTAAATGCCAAGCCCATAGGGCCTTGCCCATACCACATTCCTCCAGTCAATCACAGATTCCAAGTTTATCACCCTAATTTTATTAGAGGCAAGAAACCTAGACCCAATCACTACACACACCATCCTTGGACTGCTACTAAGAGCGATGTATTCTGGGGTCACAACTGTCCAGTTCAAATGCCAGCTGATCCAGACTAGCTGGGATGTTGGGAACTACTTAACCCTGGTCTGCCTGTCTTCATTGGTGACTGGGAACTATAGCATCTACACCAACAATGACTAGTGCAAAGGTTAATGGGACATCTAGCCTACAACTGAGAATTCTATGGCTTTCGTTATCAACCTGAAAACTTTCTTCAGGCAGCCCTCATCCCCTTGCTGTTTACAAGGTTTTCTGAATCATTTCCACCTTCCTACTCGGTTTAAAATCTCCATGTACGTATACATACAGTTTCATGAGGCCCAGAGGCACGTACCACCACTAAAACcaggctttttaaaaagcagtgacCATGGAAATGCGTCATGACAAGTGAACCATCAGTCACGCTCATGATCAGGACCACACAGTGGGTCTGTTTATGTGctaattttctgtttattaaagtaaaacaacaaaaatccctaaAGACTTTAACGTAACTGCATAATGAGATTTTTCTAAAACTATATTAAGCTAGTATTTCTTCtaaattgtttttaagatttaaaaggtttttaaatatgttttacttGCATGGATGTATATACATgaactgcatgcatgcctggtgtccagggAGGCAACTGGAATAACAGGTGGTTAGCTctcatatgggtgctaggaagtaAACCCACCCAGGTCCACTGCAAgaatagccaatgctcttaactactgagccacctctccaggctcctaTCCTTtaaattgtaaaacaaacaaacaaacaaaaccaatggcTAAATGTTACTAAAAATAAGGGGATTAGTTCAAGCCATTTCTCATTTATATTAAAAGACAACAGACAGTTTTAAAAAGGgcagaattaatattttattgtcatttatAATCAGATGGCAGTTGGGCATAGACTCTCCtcacacttcattttttttttttttttaattaaaaaaaagttacaggTTTAAACAGCTGgtggctggttctgtttttcAGGGCATGATTAGGCAAATTCAGAAATAGAGGCCTCAAGCTTTTCCTTGTTAGCGCCAGAGAATTCACCCACCTGGTAAGAGATGAAAGGACATTAGTGAGCAGAGCCATTATTCTGCACAGAGCTGTAgtcacaaaagaacaaaaaatgtgGGAGTTTACTTGACTCTCTTGAACATAGTTTTCAAAAAACACAAACCTAAACGAAAGACAAAACTAACAGCAAAAATAAACCACTTTGGAGAAAAACCAAAGGGCTCCAGTGCAATTTTCCCCCAACAAATAAATAGCTCTTAGTAAGAATGAATGACCTGCCAAGGTCTAGGAAAACCTGCTTTTCAACATGAATGATGAACCAGCCATAGAGACAGTGACTGGTCTTTAAGAGAGGAATTTTCAATTAGGCACTGCATTACGACGCATAAAGGTCCAGGAAGGAAGACaatgccttttgtttttaaaaaaagagacaagCTCTTTTCTggtccccaggctggccttgaaccccagGTGTTTCTCATGCCTCAGGCTCACAAGCGCTGAGATCACAGTATCCCACCCAGCCCCGTCATCTTGAACGTAGAAAGTGCTGACACAGTTCTTGTGTTTAAGTCACTTCAGCGCTTTCTGCATGTACAGTTTTGGTTGAGATGTGGCCTCCCTGTGTAACCCAGGTtagcctgcaactcactatgtgtcccaggctaacctcaaacttgcagcaatcctcctgccttggcctcctaagtgctagaataaAGCATGCGCATCATGTCATAGCTCTACCATCATGAAATATAAAATGGTATCACACATCTCCCAGGTGAGTCACTTCAGTCACTTGTGTTgacacacacattcttttgtCCACTTGGTAATTTTTTCCCCTCCTGTTTtgggaaacagggtcttactccgtagcccaggctgacccgaACTTACAGCCATCTTCCAGGTcactctcagtgctgggattacaagtgtgccacAACACCCAGCCCCAGctgttgtccccccccccccctttgggtGTTTGaggacagtttctctgtgtagacctggctgtcctcaaactcagagacccatctgtgtctgcctctgcctcccgagtgctgggattaaaggtgtgtgccactatgcccagctccaGCTGGTGTTCTTAAAGTCAGGGAGACATACCTTTAGACCCGTTTTATAAAACTGGAAGGTTGGCATGCATTTGACTTCGCATTCTGCAGCAAGGTCCTGGGGTGTCGGGGAAGGTGGTCGGGGAGAGAGGACGACAACAAGAATGTGAACATTAGACTCGGATGGAAAGTTCCAAAAACCAGACCTCTTTTCCATTACACACCCCAAACCTCAGCCTCAGAACCTTCTGGGCATACGAGCATCAATACAATCACTACAGCAGCAACACAAAAGCTCAATGAAGAACCCTTCCTAACCTCTGCATCCAAGCACGGACACTAACAAAAGGATGCTACTGGGATCAGCCAGTGCCATAGGCACTCACTATGCTGTTCAATCAATGAAGTTCCCAACATTTCAGTATCAAGAGGAAATGACATATTCTTCTGGTTTTTGCTGAGATCTTCCAATTTTACTAAGGGAGTGGGGTATATACAGACGATGGCTAACTACTATTTGTTTTCTGGGGTTGGAAgctagggctttgcacatgctaggcaaataatCCTAACCCTCTGGGTGGGTTCTTGCCCCATTGCCAAAGTTGGCATGaattcaagatcctcctgcctcagcttcctgagcgctgggattacaggtgtgcacacatgctgCTGGGCTAAGGGCCAGATATTCAATTACAACCCAATTGACCCTTAGCCAAGCACAACGGTGCACACCTGAAGTCTCaggacttgggaagtggaggcaggggcatgAGAAGGCTATCCTTAGCCACACAGCCACTTCAAGGCCAGATGGGGCTGTAACACCCTGTGTACATACAAATCAACCCTCAAACAAATACATCACAAACACTGGAAAAGGAGGTCTTTTCTTGCAGAGgcctgggtttgagtctcagcacccacaggtggTTCAAACCGTTTACTCTAGTTTCAGGGATtgaatgccctcttctgccctccacaggcaTCAAGCACATAAGTGAGTGTTCATTCACACATTTAAGCAAAATGCTTATACCAAAGATGAATCtatctaaaaaaagaaacaggaataaAACCAAGAACTTTCTCATTTTGCTGTGTgtcaaaatgactttttaaaggtgatatagtattttatttcacatttcaACTACTCTTAATGGACTTTCAGATCATTTACaagttatgtatatatatatatatatatatatatatatatatatatatttgtagatAAATACATATAGCCTtaggttttaaaatataaaacggAACTGCTGGGTTCCAGAAAATTCTACAGTTTGACTCATGAAGAAAGACTGGAAGCTATCCATTACTTACTAATCTTATCATGAATGCACCTAAATGCATACCCTTCTTTTCAAAATGCACGCTGTAGGcactgtctctcacacacatattcacacacgtAGAGGCACATGTACATCCACAGATATGGACTTTCCCATATGAAATACTCATGCACCCCACTTTTTACCATCCCACTGTATGAATAACAATAGTTCTGCTAAAGATctatgctataagaaagcaggctgtgtaAGCCAGGaaacagctctcctccatggcctctgtatcagctccagcctccagccctgACTTGCTTCTGTGATGGACTATGTGAAATGtcagcaaaataaaccctttcctctttaagttgcttttggtcatggtgtttcatcatggaTAAAGAAACCCAAATTAAGGCAATGTATAAATACCTACAAAGGGGCTCAGactcctagaactagagttacagtgagccacctgatgtgggtgctgggaacacaacttgggtaagtgctcttaaccagtcatctctccagcaatTCAACTTGACATGGAAATGATGTTTCTGCCTAATGCACTTTCAATCCTCATATATGTTCCTGTACACACGTTAGATCCTCCCACTCCTCAACCCCACAGGCAGAACTCCTGACTGTACTTTAGTCCCATGACTTTCATGCCAGCTAACCCACCAGCTCTGCCCATCCAGGGCAGACTTCATACACCCCATCTACTAAGGCTTCAGCTCTGGCAGTCTCTATGTTTAGCAGCAAAAGAGAAAGCTGTTTTACAGTGCCTATCATTCCTGTATGTCCAGCACTTCCTACATAGTTTATTTTCTAGATTTACATAGCAGTAGAGATCAAgatacggggctggagagatggctcagaggttaagagcactgcttgttcttccaaaggtcctgagttcaattcccagcaaccacatggtggctcccaaccatctgtaatgagatctgacgccctcttctggcctgcagggatatgtgtggacagaacactgtatgtataataaataaatcaatctttaaaaaaaagaaagagatcaaGATAGGCCAGCAACAGCTTAACTCCAAATGGTTAATTATTAACAATGGTTAAGTAGTGttggttttttaattaatatacatttgttttcaactttattaatgcccccccccaactctttttaaataaaaacattgtccAAGGTTTTCCTGTCTATATTACCATAAATAAATTCCCCAAACACACCAGCTCCAGACTAGGTTAAACTGAAATTCTGGAGTACTGACACAGTAGCAATGCCAAGTGACTATCCACAAACACAGCAGCACTACCACCTATCAAAGCGTTTGTGGACCTCAGTAAGCCTGTCATCGTTATTAAAGGCCTTCCTTCACTCTCCAGCCGATGCTCTGTGGGCTGTGAGCCTACTCTGAGTGATCCGAGGAACCCTCAGGTTCTTTTGCTCTTAGAACCTCACGCTGCAGAGATTAGGGACTgcagcatgagccaccatattcTCATACACACCATTCTTGACCCCGAGTTTCTTTCTTCATCCCTTCCCTTAACCCGGGGTCAAATCCCTActtcctgctttttaaaaactacttatATATAGGAAAGCTCACATTTTGCCAGAGTTCACAAGTTCTGAGTTGTGACCAACACAGGGTCACGTGATCAGCAGCAGAGTGTAAACCAGCCCCTTGCTTTCCCAGCTGCCCTTGTTGATAATCACTACCCATACTCCACTCCTGGTAACTGCTGACCTGTTTCCCTCCTTCATGCCCAGCCTCAGATTTTTGGGGTGTGTATAACAGGTCTACACACTAGTACTAGGATAGTCTTCTACAGAATCACAGTAACGTTACCCACCCTCAGTCACTTCACTCCTATTAATCCATGTCTAGCTTTCTGAGCAAAGCTGAAATACATGGTATTTAAAAGGTTACagacatctgttttgttttttggtttaatttacaaaatatgcatcacatctctccaggccccctacTTTGGATATTACTTCACACTTTTACTTTAAAGAACAGGGTAGTCTTAAGAGGACAGGCCACTCTGAGATGCTTGGCAGCATCCAATTTCTCACTACGTACCTGGCAGTCATCCACATCTACTTCAAGGAACACCACATTGGAATACTTTTCAGAGAGGGactggaaaattaaaaattaaccaaaaaaCGTTAGAACTAGATAATGGCAGTCAACATAGTTAAGCTTCAAGAGAGATGTAGagattaaagatttatttactttcattttatgcatatgagtgttttgcctgcatgcatgtcagtgtaccatgtgtgtctggtgcctgtagaggccagaagagggcgctgacTGCcccggaactagagttatagaaggttgtgaccctctatttgggtgctgggaaccaaacctaggtccccTGAAGAGCAGCTCTTAACCAGAGGCACCTCTCCAGTCACATAtactaaaaatttttaatttttacttattacTGCATTATTattcctgtatgtatgtacatatatatatgcatgtggaagtcatagggcaacttttgggagctggttctctccagGGTGGGTTTCAAGGACCCAAACCAggccactgagcaatctcaccagTCAGGTCTAAAAATCCAGCCTAGAGACTAGGTAAGCATCAGGGACACAGCTGTCTCTGAGCCGAAGTTTCTCAAGTGTAGACTAATTTGGCACTGTAACTGAGGCCTAAATTTCACACTAGGCCCAGGTTTCAAataggagagacagagagacagagagagaaaattacTTAAACAAAGCTAACTCCCGAAAGCTGTCCCCAGCAAACTTTATTATGTAAGTTGTTAATGCTACTCCTCTTGGCCACTGACACAGGAAAACAGCACAGCCCTTACAGCCACCCACTCATTACCAATCCTTTCACCCCAGCCTGTGACCACTAGCCAGCCTCAAAGCCCAGAGCTCCTAGACTCACATGAAAGAAGGGCTTGATCATTTTGCAAGGTCCACACCAAGTGGCAGAGAAGTCCACAACTACAAGCTTGTCTCCCGCAGACGCCAGGGCCTCTCGAAAAGCTTcctgaggagggagaaaaaaacacCTGTGTTACACACTTTCACTTTCCAGAAGACACGTCCAGGTGTGATGCATGCCTTCAAACCCAGTGccctctcaggagacagaggtaggcaatCATCTCTGGGTggtggccaacctggtctacattggccagttccaggccagccagtgagaCCACCCCTCTCCCTGCCAAGAAGAAAAGACctaagcaaacacacaaacaaacagtaaaGAGATATTAAGTACAACCTAGGAGTTTGTGCTCTTAGGGCCTACTTTTTATCCAAAGCAACCAAATAAAGTGGCTTAAAAGGAATCTTGCACACAGTTGGTACTGTTATACTTGACAGGATGAAATGAGAAAGTCTTCACGTCTCCAGGAATACCTTATAAAATATTGTGAACCGACTAATCTGGCGTAGTGATGGTGCTGCggacccagggccctgcacatgccaggcaagtactctgcccTTGCCTTCCATCGACAGCACCTGACTACTTCCTATGATAGACACTGGATTCTTAGGGGCTGACGAAAGGAGCCTCCAAGACTGAAGAAGCCCCAAGACACGGTTAAGCAACGGAAAAGTCACAAGTTACTTAGCCAACAGGGAAATAAAAGAACTTGTCTAGGTAAAACATGGGAAAGACCCTAGAGCCCATGGCAGAGTCCAGGAGACAGACCTACTCAGGTCCCTATTAGCATAATAGATTCTGTGTGCTTTgtttaagattgtgtgtgtgtgtgtgtgtgtgtgtgtgtgtgtgtgtgtgtgtgtatctgctggTGCACAGAGGTCCGGAGAGGGCACGAGATCCCCTTGAGCTGGAGCCATGGGTAGTGGGCACTGAAGaagggccctctggaagagtagaaGGCACTCTGAACGGCTctgccagctctccagccccttcggTGTGCTTTACACAGGGCCTCTAGAGTTGGGATCACACTGCTTCTCAACCTTTGGCTTTTGCCCTATGACCAAAACTCACTGTGTTTTAGATGAATCCAACTTTTAGTTCCTCAAGAAGAAATTCTTCTTCGGCTGTTTTGCTTAAGTAACACCCATCACATGAAA is a genomic window containing:
- the LOC118578443 gene encoding thioredoxin is translated as MVKLIESKEAFREALASAGDKLVVVDFSATWCGPCKMIKPFFHSLSEKYSNVVFLEVDVDDCQDLAAECEVKCMPTFQFYKTGLKVGEFSGANKEKLEASISEFA